In one window of Zhihengliuella sp. ISTPL4 DNA:
- a CDS encoding peptidase encodes MNVTIDWLAFLQVFAAALVGAAAIVTFYALGLRLLVRSGRAPVVSPAEFTDAITVISEKELKRAAKQAAKAAKKSPLTEGQKTLALVGAYACFVLCGAAVIAGILLIVVGH; translated from the coding sequence ATGAACGTCACGATCGACTGGCTCGCCTTCCTGCAGGTGTTCGCCGCCGCCCTGGTCGGGGCCGCCGCCATCGTCACCTTCTACGCCCTCGGTCTGCGCCTGCTCGTGCGGAGCGGACGGGCACCGGTCGTGAGCCCGGCGGAGTTCACTGACGCGATCACGGTGATCTCCGAGAAGGAGCTCAAGCGCGCCGCGAAGCAGGCGGCCAAGGCCGCGAAGAAGAGCCCGCTCACCGAGGGGCAGAAGACGCTGGCACTCGTGGGTGCCTACGCGTGCTTCGTCCTCTGCGGCGCCGCGGTCATCGCCGGGATCCTGCTCATCGTCGTCGGGCACTGA